The Kitasatospora setae KM-6054 genome contains a region encoding:
- a CDS encoding AAA family ATPase: MTLRRIYQGVDEPHDRISELPPPPPWREFDGGADGTLAAVDRDAAGGGRRRLPRRAAYRADERTVDAVNTALYLRRPLLVSGDPGVGKSTLADAVARELRLGPVLRWSVNSRTTLRDGLYRYDSLGRLEDAGLARNQGPFAETSPSDLGRYVSLGPLGTALAPYALPRVLLVDEIDKGDLDLPNDLLDVFEEGGFEVPELTRAADQQPVVAVRPYDGGAAVRVVRGAVQCRAFPFVILTSNGEREFPPAFLRRCIRLRLPSVHQDGERLRAIVEAHLPGAGAAAEAAIGAFLARAATGELATDQLLNAIYLLAPDSGSGGPDRERLLDLVMQHLNDSAPGRP; this comes from the coding sequence ATGACCCTCCGGCGCATCTACCAGGGCGTGGACGAACCCCACGACCGGATCTCCGAGCTGCCGCCCCCGCCGCCCTGGCGGGAGTTCGACGGCGGCGCGGACGGCACGCTGGCCGCCGTGGACCGCGACGCGGCCGGCGGCGGCCGCCGCCGCCTGCCCCGCCGGGCCGCGTACCGGGCCGACGAGCGCACCGTCGACGCGGTCAACACCGCGCTGTACCTGCGCCGTCCGCTGCTGGTCAGTGGCGACCCGGGGGTCGGCAAGTCGACGCTGGCCGACGCGGTCGCCCGCGAGCTGCGGCTGGGCCCGGTGCTGCGCTGGTCGGTGAACAGCCGTACCACGCTGCGCGACGGCCTGTACCGGTACGACTCGCTGGGCCGACTGGAGGACGCCGGCCTGGCCCGCAACCAGGGCCCGTTCGCCGAGACGTCCCCGTCCGACCTCGGGCGGTACGTCAGCCTCGGGCCGCTGGGCACCGCGCTCGCCCCGTACGCGCTGCCCCGGGTGCTGCTGGTCGACGAGATCGACAAGGGCGACCTGGACCTGCCCAACGACCTGCTGGACGTGTTCGAGGAGGGCGGCTTCGAGGTCCCCGAGCTGACCCGGGCCGCCGACCAGCAGCCGGTGGTCGCGGTGCGCCCGTACGACGGCGGGGCGGCGGTGCGGGTGGTGCGCGGGGCGGTGCAGTGCCGGGCGTTCCCGTTCGTGATCCTGACCAGCAACGGCGAGCGGGAGTTCCCGCCCGCGTTCCTGCGCCGCTGCATCCGGCTGCGCCTGCCGTCCGTGCACCAGGACGGCGAGCGGCTGCGGGCGATCGTCGAGGCCCACCTGCCGGGTGCGGGCGCGGCCGCCGAGGCCGCCATCGGGGCGTTCCTCGCCCGGGCCGCGACCGGCGAGCTGGCCACCGACCAACTCCTGAACGCCATCTACCTGTTGGCCCCGGACAGCGGCTCCGGCGGGCCGGACCGGGAGCGGCTGCTCGACCTGGTCATGCAGCACCTCAACGACTCCGCGCCCGGCCGGCCGTGA